A genomic stretch from Candidatus Nitrotoga arctica includes:
- a CDS encoding eCIS core domain-containing protein, giving the protein MSTFATQEYRTDKSLLLGNSPNAERLLQSKYALGVPNSSPTSEYEGKPRLQAKLSIGASNDLLEQEADRVADQVLAASAYSAVSGAVPRIQRFTGQGTEDAGTAPASVNRVLTGSGSPLDPSIQQYMGQRFGHDFSQVRVHTGSAAKQSAQDINAHAYTVGHNIVFGAGGFAPESHEGRKLIAHELTHVVQQTGAAGMNVCQSKNKRGLSSVIPNIQGAIAQPTIQRTPVCPAKRDSGEVTKSQSPNGVLTVDTSFDAAKEWLSVQDFGIDQDSVPPTMTQSDDWRRMISMILGDPNTHVAVLGFSDCIGTEQNNQNLRDRRADAVVKAMPAEARAKVGALKGWAGSLTYLFPNGTAENRARNRMVVVGLLRAWGDSCEGLPKATNIDQFIFLVSCLEKRLGLTKAADAPKTLSVLRQLYFGNAAWSTARNRSKTWDDIITSQPWAPGNDPTPKLGAKLLSALQDSKDIKFDNVSSMGIDISHLLTGLDAMMNPQNPLLHAAGPIYVQTNVLNHALATWAGDVASAATNYTICVDFGKFSASYDDFFKDLAADADLEGDIDAYAVWAALNSTPNAPVPLQLNIPVSEVLMQYYRLKNTPGGQGRATRFEIFANFYGANVKGRKMQNRLGFQRNINASVKELAILSLAKQMKEVLQGNVASIGNCAGGKPPVQTGPPATVDAFALLNRVVAASMEMTERFTIWLERRL; this is encoded by the coding sequence CTGGAACAGGAAGCAGACCGGGTCGCGGATCAAGTATTGGCAGCATCCGCTTATTCCGCAGTGAGCGGAGCGGTGCCACGCATCCAGCGCTTCACTGGGCAAGGGACAGAAGATGCGGGCACTGCACCCGCCAGCGTAAACCGCGTGCTAACTGGTTCCGGCAGCCCGCTTGATCCGTCAATACAGCAATACATGGGGCAGCGCTTTGGTCATGATTTTTCGCAGGTGCGGGTGCATACCGGCTCTGCAGCTAAGCAATCGGCACAAGATATTAACGCTCATGCTTACACGGTGGGTCACAACATTGTGTTTGGTGCAGGTGGGTTCGCGCCAGAGTCGCACGAGGGACGCAAACTGATTGCCCATGAGTTGACGCATGTGGTGCAGCAAACAGGCGCGGCAGGAATGAATGTTTGCCAAAGCAAAAATAAACGTGGTCTGTCCTCCGTTATTCCTAATATTCAGGGAGCGATCGCGCAGCCAACGATTCAACGGACGCCGGTTTGCCCGGCCAAGCGGGACAGTGGCGAGGTGACCAAGTCCCAATCGCCGAATGGCGTACTGACCGTCGACACGAGTTTCGACGCGGCGAAAGAATGGTTGAGTGTGCAGGATTTCGGCATCGATCAGGACAGCGTGCCGCCCACCATGACCCAAAGCGACGACTGGCGCCGCATGATCTCCATGATCCTCGGCGACCCGAACACCCATGTCGCCGTGCTTGGGTTTTCCGACTGCATCGGCACCGAACAAAACAACCAGAATTTGCGCGATCGCCGGGCGGATGCCGTAGTAAAAGCGATGCCCGCCGAAGCTCGAGCCAAAGTTGGAGCCCTTAAAGGCTGGGCAGGCAGTCTGACGTATCTATTTCCAAACGGTACTGCAGAAAATCGGGCCCGTAACCGCATGGTCGTAGTCGGGTTGCTTCGCGCCTGGGGCGATTCCTGCGAGGGCTTGCCCAAAGCGACCAATATCGATCAGTTCATATTCCTGGTCAGCTGCCTGGAAAAACGCCTGGGCTTGACCAAGGCCGCCGACGCGCCGAAGACCCTGTCCGTACTTCGGCAATTGTATTTCGGGAACGCCGCGTGGAGCACGGCGCGCAATCGCAGTAAGACCTGGGACGACATCATTACCAGCCAGCCGTGGGCACCCGGTAACGATCCGACGCCCAAACTCGGCGCCAAACTCTTAAGTGCCCTACAGGACAGCAAGGACATAAAATTCGACAACGTTTCCAGTATGGGCATCGACATCAGCCATTTGCTCACCGGCCTCGACGCCATGATGAACCCGCAAAACCCTTTGCTCCATGCGGCCGGACCGATATACGTGCAAACCAACGTCCTCAATCACGCTCTGGCGACTTGGGCCGGCGACGTCGCCTCGGCGGCTACCAATTACACGATCTGCGTCGATTTCGGGAAATTCTCGGCCTCATACGACGATTTTTTCAAAGACCTGGCTGCAGACGCCGATCTCGAAGGCGACATTGACGCCTATGCTGTGTGGGCCGCGCTGAATTCGACACCCAACGCGCCCGTTCCGCTGCAATTGAATATCCCGGTTTCCGAAGTTCTGATGCAATACTATCGCCTGAAAAATACCCCCGGCGGACAGGGACGGGCCACGCGCTTCGAGATTTTCGCGAACTTTTATGGAGCAAACGTCAAAGGCAGAAAAATGCAAAACCGGCTCGGCTTCCAGCGGAATATAAATGCCTCGGTTAAGGAACTCGCTATTTTGTCACTGGCCAAACAAATGAAAGAGGTACTTCAAGGCAACGTGGCCAGCATCGGCAACTGTGCGGGAGGCAAACCGCCGGTCCAGACGGGACCACCCGCAACGGTCGACGCCTTTGCGTTGTTGAACAGGGTGGTAGCGGCCAGCATGGAAATGACCGAACGGTTCACGATTTGGCTGGAGCGACGGCTTTGA
- a CDS encoding DUF4157 domain-containing protein: protein MSTAALLQNTAAKSPLGDKSSHAELLLQRKCTCGNSASSSLSGECTECSKKKLQRKFSIGASNDPLEQEADRVADQVLAAPAHSTVSSATPRIQRYAGQATEGLDTTPASVDRVLSGSGRPLDAAIQQDMGQRFGHDFSQVRVHSDAAAQQSAQDVSAHAYTVGHDLVFGPGQFAPGSHAGRRLIAHELTHVVQQTGAAQPTSTVATGTNRTLSRYRDKGKDTIAFDAANETLKDPKTQPWIDNITIAFDTATVDTGHAADAKAAGQLEPRMPTGTLTAKYSTKSSKVLSDVVLPIVGGSTMLGIGLTDRVKDSEVKRLEGLGYMDSENVRLGNLKDPVAKSGKGARYSKSGAGSMNYAIFFKGIQAIHEGLLNTGSHACVHVGTQSKIRDLNYHSRIGVTTVTVTYDSAVLDDLCCHRKKTGNANWNTNPCEKIKCP, encoded by the coding sequence ATGAGTACCGCTGCACTACTACAGAACACTGCTGCCAAGTCTCCCCTCGGGGACAAGTCATCTCATGCGGAATTGTTATTGCAGCGCAAGTGTACGTGCGGCAACTCGGCGTCCTCGTCATTAAGTGGTGAGTGCACGGAATGTAGCAAAAAGAAATTGCAGCGCAAGTTCAGCATAGGCGCAAGCAATGATCCACTGGAACAGGAAGCAGATCGAGTTGCGGATCAGGTATTGGCAGCACCCGCACATTCCACAGTCAGCAGCGCAACACCGCGCATCCAGCGCTACGCGGGGCAAGCGACCGAAGGATTGGATACTACGCCAGCCAGCGTAGACCGCGTGCTTTCTGGTTCCGGTAGGCCACTGGATGCGGCGATACAGCAGGATATGGGCCAGCGCTTCGGGCACGATTTTTCACAAGTGCGGGTGCATTCAGATGCTGCCGCTCAACAATCCGCGCAAGACGTCAGTGCCCACGCCTACACGGTCGGACATGACCTCGTGTTCGGCCCGGGACAGTTTGCACCAGGGTCGCACGCAGGACGCCGCTTGATAGCCCATGAGTTAACGCATGTGGTGCAGCAAACCGGTGCCGCCCAACCTACATCCACCGTTGCCACGGGCACGAACCGCACGCTTTCCAGATATCGCGATAAGGGTAAGGACACGATCGCTTTCGACGCAGCCAACGAAACCCTCAAGGATCCGAAGACCCAGCCATGGATCGACAATATCACCATTGCTTTTGACACGGCCACAGTCGATACCGGGCATGCGGCAGACGCGAAAGCTGCCGGGCAACTGGAACCCCGTATGCCCACTGGGACCTTGACGGCCAAATACAGTACGAAATCGAGCAAGGTTCTGTCCGATGTCGTGTTGCCGATCGTCGGCGGTTCCACCATGCTCGGCATTGGCTTGACCGATCGGGTGAAGGATTCCGAGGTCAAGCGATTGGAGGGGTTGGGTTACATGGATTCCGAGAATGTCCGTCTCGGCAACCTGAAAGATCCCGTCGCAAAAAGTGGCAAGGGCGCACGCTACTCAAAAAGTGGCGCCGGCAGTATGAACTACGCGATCTTTTTCAAAGGTATTCAGGCAATTCACGAAGGACTGTTGAATACCGGGTCGCATGCATGCGTGCATGTCGGTACCCAGTCCAAGATTCGCGATCTCAACTACCACTCGCGGATAGGGGTAACCACGGTGACGGTGACCTACGACAGCGCGGTACTGGATGACTTATGTTGCCATCGGAAGAAAACCGGCAATGCTAACTGGAATACCAATCCCTGCGAAAAAATCAAATGCCCTTAA
- a CDS encoding eCIS core domain-containing protein: MSTVASLQNTAAKSPLVGKSPYAGLLLQRKCACGGPASLSGECGECNKKRLQKKLSIGASNDPLEQEADRIADQVLAAPVHSTVSGAAPSIQRFIDQSSGETGTAPSSVDRVLAGSGSPLDTVLQQDMGQRFGHDFSQVRVHTGLAAEESARDVHAHAYTVGHNIVFGAVGFAPRSHEGRKLLAHELTHVVQMERAPTQIKRKIRSDPQASLNKFLSGKGVQHYTESNSVYERAKGGAVNFEQEILIDMLASPRIFNVEGGSDSVAASNLNNHLKARIGIVFFAGQKKYNFAALAGWSMNPKYYEWDVSKGTWKMKPDVNRQEAWDDLNVNAKLYAIGCAAATDLTMKGGSKGADIIDKPSSDINDWVPGEAGYIENTNYPPGGGIGVLGENLIYTGNGKFWGHLPGTDTYRTLPEWIKEVHSWHKGAKVLDKRELPATGLMDK; the protein is encoded by the coding sequence ATGAGTACTGTTGCATCACTACAGAACACTGCTGCCAAGTCACCGCTCGTGGGCAAATCGCCTTACGCGGGATTGCTGTTGCAACGCAAATGCGCGTGTGGTGGGCCGGCGTCATTAAGTGGTGAATGCGGGGAATGCAATAAAAAACGTTTGCAAAAGAAACTCAGCATAGGCGCTAGTAACGATCCGCTGGAACAGGAAGCGGATCGGATTGCTGATCAGGTACTGGCAGCGCCAGTACATTCCACTGTCAGTGGCGCGGCGCCCAGTATCCAACGCTTTATAGACCAATCGTCGGGAGAGACAGGCACCGCTCCTTCTAGCGTAGATCGTGTGCTTGCTGGTTCGGGTAGCCCGCTTGATACGGTATTACAGCAAGACATGGGGCAGCGCTTTGGCCATGATTTTTCGCAGGTGAGGGTGCATACCGGCCTAGCTGCTGAGGAATCAGCGCGGGACGTGCATGCCCATGCTTATACGGTGGGACACAACATTGTGTTTGGGGCAGTCGGATTCGCGCCAAGGTCGCACGAGGGGCGTAAATTGCTTGCGCATGAATTAACGCATGTGGTGCAGATGGAACGGGCACCAACTCAGATCAAGCGCAAGATCAGGAGTGATCCCCAAGCCTCGCTTAATAAATTCTTATCTGGAAAGGGGGTTCAACATTACACTGAAAGTAACAGCGTCTACGAACGTGCCAAAGGAGGAGCTGTGAATTTCGAACAGGAGATACTCATCGACATGCTGGCTTCACCGCGCATCTTTAACGTCGAAGGCGGCAGTGACTCAGTTGCAGCATCCAATCTGAACAACCACCTCAAAGCGCGGATTGGCATTGTCTTTTTTGCAGGGCAAAAGAAATACAACTTCGCTGCTTTGGCCGGATGGTCGATGAATCCTAAATACTATGAATGGGATGTCAGCAAAGGAACCTGGAAGATGAAGCCCGATGTGAATCGCCAAGAGGCTTGGGATGATCTTAATGTTAATGCAAAACTTTACGCAATCGGCTGTGCAGCGGCGACGGACCTGACGATGAAAGGAGGCAGCAAGGGTGCGGACATTATTGACAAGCCCAGCAGCGACATTAATGATTGGGTGCCCGGCGAAGCCGGTTACATCGAGAACACGAATTACCCACCAGGTGGCGGCATCGGCGTGTTGGGGGAGAATCTTATATATACCGGTAACGGAAAGTTTTGGGGACATTTGCCCGGTACAGACACTTACCGTACTCTTCCCGAGTGGATCAAGGAAGTTCATAGCTGGCATAAAGGTGCCAAAGTGCTCGACAAGCGCGAATTGCCAGCAACGGGATTAATGGACAAATAA
- a CDS encoding LysM domain-containing protein — MIDPIQAFMQANSLVTPLFPPESRYHGIAAVQSTQPDGTVVAYLKRRFVPPPENFSLLQEHMVTAGDRLDNLAARYIGDPSQYWRICDANGAIRPEELTETAGKRLRITLPEGIQGVIDAG; from the coding sequence ATGATAGACCCAATCCAGGCTTTCATGCAGGCGAATTCTCTGGTTACTCCGTTGTTTCCGCCAGAAAGCCGCTATCACGGCATCGCAGCGGTGCAGTCCACTCAACCGGACGGGACGGTCGTCGCGTATCTGAAGCGCCGCTTCGTACCGCCGCCGGAGAATTTCTCGCTATTGCAGGAGCACATGGTCACTGCGGGCGATCGGCTGGACAATCTTGCCGCGCGCTATATCGGCGATCCGTCGCAGTACTGGCGCATCTGTGATGCCAACGGCGCCATACGCCCGGAAGAATTGACAGAGACTGCAGGCAAGCGCCTGCGCATCACCTTGCCAGAAGGCATTCAGGGAGTAATCGATGCTGGCTAA
- a CDS encoding phage baseplate assembly protein V, whose product MVLNNIDPMQMGRLQVQVPDVAGLIPTTWAMPCVPLAGINMGMFALPIIGSGVWVEFEQGNPDYPIWVGCFWGSAAELPLLSHMVPPAVPGITLQTPLKNGLVISDVPGPTGGIQLQTATGAMISVTDIGIMISNGKGAVINLTGPTVDINLGALTVI is encoded by the coding sequence ATGGTGCTCAATAATATAGACCCGATGCAGATGGGACGATTGCAGGTGCAGGTGCCTGATGTGGCGGGGCTTATTCCCACAACCTGGGCGATGCCCTGCGTGCCGCTGGCCGGGATCAACATGGGCATGTTTGCGTTGCCTATCATCGGTAGCGGCGTGTGGGTAGAGTTCGAACAGGGTAATCCGGATTACCCAATATGGGTCGGCTGCTTCTGGGGCAGTGCCGCAGAGCTGCCGCTGCTATCGCATATGGTGCCGCCCGCAGTGCCCGGCATCACGCTGCAGACCCCGCTCAAGAATGGCCTGGTTATCAGCGATGTGCCTGGCCCCACTGGTGGCATTCAGTTGCAGACCGCGACCGGTGCCATGATCTCGGTGACCGATATCGGCATCATGATTTCTAACGGCAAGGGCGCAGTGATCAATCTCACCGGACCGACGGTGGACATCAATCTCGGGGCACTCACGGTGATATAA
- a CDS encoding GPW/gp25 family protein has product MSQIDFPFHFDGRGRTAQTDESGYIRDLIEQVLLTAPGERVMRPTFGSGVMQLVFAAASPEVAATTQFLIQGALQQWLSDVITVDTVDVQAQDGALLITVQYVERRTQTRGVAQISAPGGGS; this is encoded by the coding sequence ATGAGCCAGATCGACTTTCCATTTCATTTCGACGGTCGCGGCCGCACCGCGCAGACGGACGAGTCCGGCTACATTCGCGATCTCATCGAGCAGGTGTTGCTCACTGCGCCGGGCGAACGCGTGATGCGTCCCACCTTCGGCAGTGGCGTGATGCAATTGGTGTTTGCCGCCGCCAGCCCGGAAGTGGCGGCGACTACGCAATTTCTGATTCAAGGCGCCTTGCAGCAATGGTTGAGCGATGTCATCACCGTGGACACCGTCGATGTGCAGGCACAGGACGGCGCCTTGCTCATCACCGTGCAATATGTAGAACGCCGCACGCAAACTCGCGGCGTGGCGCAGATCAGCGCGCCGGGAGGCGGCTCATGA
- a CDS encoding putative baseplate assembly protein, with protein sequence MKYYCCDQRRREVVKLNGTLNGLEYLEVHDSGISGDSTRQLTLFVKFLRVVPATLGKDNFRIEGGERIKSVDIEWVAIANALPASEPPGLVDGLVPLDKFMVIRTKIYGDFSLYTLRLLSGPGNDTPPAGFDPRLSEIEFSFKVQCESDFDCASVTPCPTPPATNPRLDYLAKDYASFRRLMLDRMSVLMPDWNSRNAADIGVTLVEMLAYVGDQLSYQQDAVATEAYLATARKRISLRRHARLVDYRVHEGCNARVWVQLFVNDDGVNIPRGTPLLTRVPNTPERIAPSGDQLRDALANGALVFETVEDTLLYQDHERISFYSWGERECCLPKGATCATLNGHYPNLKAGDVLVFAEEFGPRTGFATDADRAHRWAVRLTDVRLNSDPCGGLFLPVPNNNPLDVTEIRWAEQDALPFPLCLSTITDLDHGATYLGEVSAAYGNIVLADHGRTLTGEDLGAVSASQLTLTSQSDVLSCKRPLLQAVPPRFRPRLAERPLTHALLLTAPPLFGFTTTAAIITALQTRSFTPALHDALQAQGVLLQAGPVVVQGGDGMWSVSDGVSAYRLRLDSGQVQVLPLADAAALITAAEPQRARPAISLASNFQGTPDTWLPRPDLLASDAEASEFVVESEHDGSALLRFGDDYHGKRPDVSTTFSASYRVGNGVAGNIGLESIAHIVSNDARLLRASNPLPARGGSDPEKAEDIRRDAPEAFRTQERAVTPADYAEVTERHPSVQRAAATFRWTGSWYTVFLTVDRKGGGEVDAIYEQTIRDHVERYRMAGYDLEVNGPSYVPLLLEMTVCVKPDYFRADVRAALIRVFSRGWLVDGTPALFHPDNFSFGQAVYLSALYEAAQAIQGVASVVINTFQRLRAPPDPKPMDDGVLTVGRLEIARLDNDPNFPERGVLKLSIGGGK encoded by the coding sequence ATGAAATACTACTGCTGCGATCAGCGCCGTCGCGAAGTAGTGAAGTTAAACGGCACCCTCAACGGTCTGGAATATCTGGAGGTGCATGACAGCGGTATTTCCGGCGATTCCACGCGTCAGCTTACGCTGTTCGTGAAATTCCTGCGTGTAGTGCCCGCCACTCTTGGCAAGGACAACTTCCGCATTGAAGGCGGCGAACGCATCAAGAGCGTGGACATCGAGTGGGTTGCGATCGCTAATGCGCTGCCCGCCAGTGAGCCACCCGGCCTCGTCGACGGCCTCGTGCCTCTCGATAAATTTATGGTGATCCGCACCAAGATTTACGGGGATTTTTCGCTGTATACGCTACGCCTGTTGAGCGGTCCCGGTAACGACACGCCGCCGGCCGGTTTTGATCCGCGCTTGAGCGAGATTGAGTTCTCGTTCAAGGTGCAGTGCGAATCGGATTTCGATTGCGCCAGCGTTACCCCTTGTCCTACGCCGCCGGCGACGAATCCACGCCTCGATTATCTTGCTAAAGATTACGCCAGCTTCCGCCGCCTGATGCTGGACCGCATGAGCGTACTCATGCCGGACTGGAACAGCCGCAACGCCGCCGATATCGGTGTAACTTTGGTGGAAATGCTGGCCTATGTGGGCGATCAGCTTTCCTATCAGCAAGATGCCGTCGCCACCGAAGCTTATCTTGCTACCGCGCGCAAGCGCATTTCGCTACGCCGTCATGCGCGGCTGGTGGATTACAGGGTGCACGAGGGCTGCAATGCCCGCGTGTGGGTACAGCTATTCGTCAACGACGACGGTGTAAACATTCCACGCGGCACACCGTTGCTCACGCGCGTGCCTAACACACCCGAGCGTATCGCCCCGTCCGGCGACCAACTGCGCGATGCCTTGGCAAACGGTGCGCTGGTATTCGAGACGGTTGAAGACACTTTGCTTTATCAGGATCACGAACGCATCAGTTTCTATTCCTGGGGCGAGCGCGAATGCTGTCTGCCCAAGGGTGCGACGTGCGCGACGCTTAATGGGCACTATCCCAATCTCAAGGCGGGCGATGTGTTGGTGTTTGCAGAAGAATTTGGCCCGCGCACCGGATTTGCTACAGATGCAGACCGTGCGCATCGCTGGGCGGTGCGTCTCACTGATGTGCGTTTGAATAGTGACCCCTGCGGCGGTTTATTTCTGCCAGTACCCAACAATAATCCGCTGGATGTCACCGAGATCCGCTGGGCAGAACAGGATGCACTGCCGTTTCCATTATGCCTGTCGACCATCACTGACCTGGATCACGGCGCGACTTATCTCGGTGAAGTGAGCGCGGCCTACGGCAACATCGTGCTGGCCGATCATGGCCGCACCCTGACGGGCGAAGATTTGGGTGCCGTGTCCGCCTCGCAACTCACCCTGACATCTCAGAGCGACGTATTGAGTTGCAAGCGTCCGCTTTTGCAGGCCGTGCCACCACGTTTTCGGCCGCGACTTGCGGAACGTCCGCTCACTCATGCCTTGCTGCTGACAGCTCCGCCATTGTTCGGCTTTACCACGACCGCGGCCATCATCACCGCATTGCAGACCCGCAGTTTTACACCGGCACTGCACGACGCCTTGCAGGCGCAGGGCGTGCTGTTGCAGGCAGGGCCAGTGGTAGTGCAAGGCGGCGATGGCATGTGGTCGGTGTCTGACGGCGTGAGCGCCTATCGTCTGCGGTTGGACAGTGGCCAAGTGCAGGTGTTGCCGCTGGCCGATGCCGCCGCATTGATCACCGCCGCTGAGCCGCAGCGTGCCCGTCCCGCCATCTCTCTCGCCAGCAATTTCCAGGGCACGCCAGACACTTGGTTGCCACGCCCGGATCTGCTCGCCAGCGATGCCGAGGCGAGTGAGTTCGTGGTGGAGAGCGAACACGACGGCAGCGCCTTACTGCGTTTCGGCGATGATTATCACGGCAAACGCCCCGATGTCAGCACCACATTTAGCGCGAGCTATCGCGTTGGCAACGGTGTGGCAGGTAATATCGGTCTGGAGTCCATCGCGCACATCGTCAGCAACGATGCGCGGCTATTGCGTGCGTCGAATCCGCTGCCGGCGCGGGGCGGTAGCGATCCTGAGAAGGCCGAGGACATCAGGCGCGATGCACCAGAAGCGTTTCGCACTCAGGAACGCGCGGTCACCCCGGCGGATTATGCCGAGGTTACGGAACGTCATCCCAGCGTGCAGCGTGCTGCCGCTACCTTCCGCTGGACTGGTAGCTGGTACACGGTGTTTCTCACCGTCGATCGCAAGGGTGGTGGTGAGGTGGATGCAATCTATGAGCAAACCATCCGCGACCACGTTGAGCGCTATCGCATGGCGGGTTATGACCTGGAGGTGAATGGTCCGAGTTATGTACCCCTGCTGCTGGAAATGACGGTATGCGTCAAGCCAGATTATTTTCGCGCCGATGTACGCGCCGCGCTGATACGTGTATTTAGCCGCGGCTGGTTGGTCGACGGTACGCCTGCCTTGTTTCATCCCGATAATTTCAGCTTTGGTCAAGCGGTTTATCTCAGCGCGCTTTATGAAGCAGCACAGGCGATACAAGGCGTGGCCTCGGTAGTGATTAACACTTTTCAGCGTTTGCGTGCGCCACCTGACCCCAAGCCCATGGATGACGGCGTGCTGACAGTCGGACGCCTGGAGATCGCGCGACTGGACAACGATCCCAACTTCCCCGAACGGGGTGTGTTGAAGCTTTCGATAGGAGGCGGCAAATGA